A window of Trichoderma atroviride chromosome 3, complete sequence contains these coding sequences:
- a CDS encoding uncharacterized protein (TransMembrane:2 (i118-140o160-180i)~BUSCO:EOG092D2SHG), translating to MSHDQSPEQTQPSPADHASSPYRLAVADSPMPSIAGGLSPLHRWTLSASDSQFNAISGAIGGFTSGVVTCPLDVIKTKLQAQGGFTLIDKGRHVGHPKLYNGLIGTAKVILREEGIRGLYRGLGPIVLGYLPTWAVWFTVYNKSKTFLYQYNENPHIVSFWSSIVAGASSTVVTNPIWVIKTRLMSQSNPNVARGHHAFARPGNTPTARPTLHDWHYRSTIDAAKKMYTSEGLSSFYSGLTPALLGLTHVAVQFPTYEFLKTTFTGQGMGEIQEGEKAHWTGILSASILSKILASSATYPHEVIRTRLQTQRRPIAGENFLVDMAAPGAKVASGPKYRGVVMTFRTILYEEGWRAFYAGMGTNMMRAVPAATVTMLTYEYVMRELNKTKFHAQELKRMLEEGS from the exons ATGTCTCACGACCAGTCCCCCGAACAAACTCAGCCTTCGCCTGCAGATCATGCGTCATCTCCCTATCGACTCGCCGTCGCCGATTCTCCAATGCCCTCAATAGCCGGGGGTTTATCCCCGCTGCACCGATGGACACTCTCCGCCTCCGATTCCCAATTCAATGCCATATCAGGGGCCATTGGTGGCTTCACGTCCGGCGTGGTGACTTGTCCGCTGGATGTTATCAAGACCAAGCTGCAGGCCCAGGGCGGCTTTACGCTTATAGACAAGGGCCGGCATGTCGGACATCCGAAACTGTACAATGGGCTGATAGGAACAGCCAAGGTCATCCTCCGCGAGGAAGGGATTCGGGGCCTGTACCGGGGTCTGGGCCCGATTGTGCTTGGATATTTGCCGACCTGGGCAGTGTGGTTTACCGTTTacaacaagagcaagacgtTCTTATACCAGTATAACG AAAACCCACATATCGTGAGCTTTTGGTCATCCATCGTCGCTGGTGCGAGCAGCACCGTTGTGACGAACCCGATATGGGTTATCAAGACCCGTTTGATGTCGCAGAGCAATCCGAACGTGGCTAGAGGTCACCACGCATTTGCTCGGCCTGGTAATACCCCGACAGCAAGGCCAACTCTCCATGACTGGCACTATCGATCAACTATCGATgcggcaaagaagatgtatACTTCCGAAGGCCTCTCTTCGTTTTACTCTGGTCTTACccctgctcttcttggcttgaCGCATGTTGCCGTTCAGTTTCCTACGTATGAATTTCTGAAGACGACATTCACCGGGCAGGGTATGGGTGAAATACaggaaggagaaaaggctcACTGGACGGGCATTCTGTCTGCTTCCATTCTATCGAAAATCCTAGCCAGCAGTGCGACTTACCCGCACGAAGTCATTCGGACTCGGCTGCAGACCCAGAGACGGCCGATTGCTGGCGAGAATTTCCTGGTAGATATGGCGGCACCAGGAGCAAAGGTAGCATCGGGGCCGAAATATAGAGGCGTCGTCATGACATTCCGAACCATCCTCTACGAAGAAGGATGGAGAGCGTTTTACGCTGGAATGGGCACCAACATGATGCGGGCCGTCCCTGCTGCGACGGTAACAATGCTCACATACGAATACGTGATGAGGGAGCTGAATAAGACCAAGTTTCACGCTCAAGAGTTAAAGCGGATGCTGGAGGAGGGGTCTTGA
- a CDS encoding uncharacterized protein (EggNog:ENOG41~CAZy:GT8), protein MSDRKRAVDSDNVWTTLITNLDYLPGLLTLNHSLRAASSAYPLVALYTDTFPESGLAALQARGIPSQRIEYLLPASGRDYSNDPRFYDCWSKLVPFSLTQYSRIVQLDSDMLVLRNMDELMTLDLDPPSLSESGNSSSSKRVFAAGHACVCNPLRKPHYPKDWIPENCAFTHQHSDPETAQTVGADPSVGPLGFMNGGLQVVNPSAVLYSQIVAHMEADAANMDFADQSLLSDLYRGRWVPLPYTYNALKTLRWKGVHDPIWRDDQVKNMHYILSPKPWDEIDDKGEWTGTDESHKWWVDANRERKAAEKEQGINDNF, encoded by the exons ATGTCAGACCGGAAGCGCGCAGTTGACTCAGACAACG TCTGGACAAccctcatcaccaacctcGACTACCTCCCCGGCCTCCTCACCCTCAACCACTCCCTCCGCGCCGCCTCCTCGGCTTACCCTCTCGTCGCCCTCTACACAGACACCTTCCCCGAGTCtggcctcgccgccctcCAGGCCCGCGGCATCCCCTCCCAGCGCATCGAGTACCTCCTCCCAGCATCCGGCAGGGACTACTCCAACGACCCGCGCTTCTACGACTGCTGGAGCAAGCTCGTGCCCTTCTCCCTCACCCAGTACTCGCGCATCGTCCAGCTCGACTCCGACATGCTCGTCCTCCGCAACATGGACGAGCTCATGACCCTCGACCTCGACCCGCCCTCGCTCAGCGAATCCGGCAATTCATCCTCCAGCAAACGCGTCTTCGCCGCCGGCCACGCCTGCGTCTGCAACCCCCTCCGCAAGCCTCACTACCCCAAGGACTGGATCCCCGAAAACTGCGCCTTCACGCACCAGCACAGCGACCCCGAAACCGCCCAGACCGTCGGCGCAGACCCTTCCGTCGGGCCCCTGGGCTTCATGAACGGCGGCCTGCAAGTCGTCAACCCCTCCGCCGTGCTATACTCGCAAATCGTCGCCCACATGGAGGCCGACGCCGCAAACATGGACTTTGCAGACCAGTCCCTCCTGTCGGACCTGTACCGCGGGCGGTGGGTGCCTCTGCCGTATACGTACAATGCGCTCAAGACGCTGCGCTGGAAGGGCGTGCATGACCCGATCTGGAGAGACGACCAGGTCAAGAACATGCACTACATCTTGAGCCCGAAGCCGTGGGATGAGATTGACGACAAGGGAGAGTGGACGGGGACTGACGAGTCGCACAAGTGGTGGGTTGATGCGAATCGCGAAAGAAAGGCCGCTGAGAAGGAACAGGGTATTAATGACAATTTTTGA
- a CDS encoding uncharacterized protein (BUSCO:EOG092D0R62~MEROPS:MER0005436): MSNRHLPAGQNIQAAAGGVNGGLDMNGNMAHVGNMGGPRRNRPQYNGNMPYHQHREPHYQHQQHQQHPQHMMYSNYPPYTQQQYYAMPQHHYPQPLAPGYMPYQGYTRSPPPMQQFAPMVGVSVPPSYPRGVPQSPNPTTPYQPPLATAPGLPHTPSSTHSTQLLPPHTPTTPQTPQSVQPAPVVPTPPTQETAPSPAPAPAIVAAAEPREPFRPPLPWLSHPGVAFPVRTPRAKRLRKPLGAGDKAVSLPAGQHDVAAEQASQKPALSAHKQSGTQAPALKQEVEPEVSKTEETVKATTNVPATRTAAPAIPVVPVLPKHGPKPETASQEKANEDAAKLNGQDTVAAESNEVNPDGTNDAPASAVKAPPSSWANLFARPSARAPVNGSGVNGVNGINGDSADAANNFPGSAFSKSNVNSLAEAIQSYVVEDNGKLDFLEPRGLINTGNMCYMNSVLQVLMFCVPFYDLLDQTGKRAAHSFKSETPMIDALIMFMREYRVLKSSASADQLNRNLKSEDLERYGEPFTPEFVYDAIRQLSRFDSMRRGHQQDAEEFLGFLLQSLDDECTHVMKDLSIVPEEVPSSNTSTGGSVAASDDWLEVGRKQRAAVSRLSGHNTSTPITKIFGGLLRSEFRVPGLKDSITTERYQPLQLDIQSPDVRNVVDALRGLTRPERIQGDFNSPRGKDVVATKQVFIESLPPVLILHLKRFQFDAEGHGTVKIWKKIGYPLELEIPREALSRQKRDSSMPRYKLISVVYHHGKNASGGHYTVDVRRQDGREWIRLDDTVIRRIRPEDVAETGSEEDQKDTRKETASSVTNNRFGAMNDEETGDEDGWKQVTAPANGKRWSSVVNGGANGATKEKSVKDSIKDNKVAYLLFYQRM; the protein is encoded by the exons ATGAGTAACCGCCATCTGCCGGCTGGGCAGAACATACAAGCTGCAGCCGGAGGCGTCAATGGCGGCCTGGATATGAACGGAAACATGGCACATGTGGGCAATATGGGCGGCCCGCGGAGGAACAGGCCGCAGTACAACGGCAACATGCCCTATCACCAGCACCGCGAGCCTCACtatcagcaccagcaacaccagcaacACCCCCAGCACATGATGTACTCCAACTATCCGCCATACACTCAGCAGCAGTACTACGCCATGCCGCAGCACCACTACCCGCAACCACTTGCCCCGGGCTATATGCCTTACCAGGGCTACACCaggtcgccgccgccgatgcAGCAGTTTGCCCCGATGGTGGGCGTGAGCGTCCCACCGAGCTACCCCCGAGGCGTTCCGCAGTCGCCCAACCCAACCACGCCGTATCAGCCTCCACTTGCTACCGCGCCCGGCCTGCCTCATACGCCGTCCTCGACTCACTCGACGCAATTGCTGCCTCCGCATACACCTACCACTCCCCAGACGCCTCAGAGCGTTCAGCCAGCCCCCGTGGTGCCCACCCCTCCTACTCAGGAGACTGCTCCATCACCAGCTCCTGCCCCGGccattgttgctgctgccgagccCCGCGAGCCGTTTCGACCACCG CTACCCTGGCTGTCACATCCCGGTGTTGCATTCCCTGTGAGGACTCCGCGAGCAAAACGGCTGAGAAAGCCTTTGGGTGCAGGAGACAAGGCGGTATCCCTACCTGCGGGGCAGCATGATGTAGCAGCAGAACAAGCCAGTCAGAAGCCTGCTCTCTCTGCCCACAAGCAGTCGGGCActcaagctccagctctcaAGCAAGAGGTAGAGCCTGAAGTATCCAAGACTGAAGAGACAGTCAAGGCAACGACCAATGTTCCTGCTACGCGCACAGCTGCCCCCGCCATTCCTGTAGTCCCAGTCCTGCCAAAGCACGGGCCCAAGCCTGAGACTGCGAGTcaagaaaaggcaaatgaagatgctgccaagcTCAACGGTCAAGACACGGTGGCTGCCGAGTCAAACGAGGTCAATCCTGACGGAACAAACGATGCTCCTGCCTCAGCAGTCAAAGCTCCTCCCTCGAGCTGGGCCAACCTCTTTGCCAGACCATCAGCACGAGCTCCAGTCAACGGCTCGGGAGTGAATGGTGTCAATGGGATCAATGGTGATTCGGCTGACGCCGCCAACAATTTTCCCGGCTCTGCCTTTTCTAAATCAAATGTCAATTCCCTCGCGGAAGCAATCCAGTCATATGTGGTGGAGGACAACGGTAAACTCGACTTCCTTGAGCCACGCGGACTCATCAACACTGGTAATATGTGTTACATGAATTCC GTGCTTCAAGTGCTCATGTTCTGTGTGCCGTTTTACGACTTGCTAGATCAAACTGGCAAGAGGGCTGCTCACAGCTTCAAGAGCGAGACTCCTATGATTGACGCCTTGATTATGTTCATGAGGGAGTATAGAGTACTCAAATCGTCAGCATCGGCTGACCAGCTGAACCGTAACCTGAAGAGCGAGGACCTCGAGCGCTATGGTGAACCATTTACACCCGAGTTTGTCTATGACGCTATCCGACAGCTATCTCGATTTGACAGCATGCGA CGTGGTCACCAACAAGACGCAGAGGAATTTTTgggttttcttcttcagtcTCTTGATGACGAGTGCACGCATGTCATGAAAGATTTGTCAATTGTACCCGAAGAAGTGCCTTCATCCAACACCTCGACTGGTGGATCTGTTGCAGCTTCCGATGACTGGCTCGAGGTCGGCCGCAAGCAACGTGCTGCAGTGTCTCGCCTATCAGGCCACAACACATCAACTCCCATTACCAAGATTTTTGGCGGTCTTTTGAGATCTGAATTTCGCGTGCCGGGCTTGAAAGATTCTATCACCACAGAACGCTACCAGCCTCTTCAATTGGATATTCAGTCACCAGATGTCAGGAATGTCGTTGATGCCTTGCGTGGGCTGACCCGGCCAGAGCGCATTCAAGGGGACTTCAACTCCCCACGCGGAAAAGATGTGGTTGCTACCAAGCAGGTCTTTATTGAATCTCTGCCCCCTGTTCTGATTCTACACCTGAAGCGATTCCAGTTCGACGCTGAAGGCCATGGAACCGTCAAGATCTGGAAGAAGATTGGATATCCTCTGGAGCTTGAAATTCCCCGCGAAGCCTTGTCACGCCAGAAACGCGACAGCTCGATGCCTAGATACAAGCTTATCAGTGTGGTTTACCACCATGGAAAGAACGCCAGCGGTGGCCACTACACTGTAGATGTGAGACGACAAGATGGTCGCGAATGGATTCGGCTAGATGACACAGTCATTCGTCGCATTCGTCCGGAAGATGTCGCTGAGACAGGATCCGAAGAAGACCAGAAAGACACACGCAAGGAGACTGCCTCAAGTGTCACCAACAACCGATTCGGAGCgatgaatgatgaagagactggcgatgaagatggctggaAACAAGTTACCGCTCCAGCCAACGGCAAGCGATGGAGCAGCGTCGTCAACGGCGGAGCTAACGGAGCTACCAAAGAGAAATCAGTCAAGGACAGCATTAAGGATAACAAGGTGGCATATCTCTTGTTTTACCAGCGCATGTAA
- a CDS encoding uncharacterized protein (EggNog:ENOG41): MGPNWIHGTDDNPMLDLAKQTETAVGTWDVASYVFNESGDLLPVAEGEKYSSLVWDIIQDAFVHSNKSSADMDAKLSLLDFFKEKVVEKIPESEDDFEKKREMVLKMSEMWGTFIGSPVDRQSLKFFWLEECIEGENLFCAGTYEKILQEVSRPALSNATIKLDSIVDKISCRTDPNDETRVRLKNGQALTFDELVITCPLGWLKQNLTAFDPPLPPVLTKAIGSIGYGCLEKVYISFPKAFWLPAEGEGRRVHGFAQWIAPEYHAENARGWNQELVELASIAPEAAHPTLLFYIYGEQSEYLTAKVAEIDGQENKDAFLLDFFKPYYSRLPQYSEDSADCQPVCCLATNWVRDGLAGHGSYSNFQVGLSNGDEDIKTMRRGLPEHGLWLAGEHTAPFVALGTATGAYWSGESVGKRIAEAYDMAKQNEPLDAAA; this comes from the exons ATGGGACCCAACTGGATACATGGCACAGATGACAATCCCATGCTGGATCTGGCCAAACAGACGGAGACTGCCGTTGGGACCTGGGATGTAGCGTCTTACGTGTTTAACGAGTCTGGAGATTTGCTGCCGGTAGCTGAAGGAGAAAAGTATTCCTCCCTGGTGTGGGATATCATTCAAGATGCGTTTGTGCATTCGAACAAGTCGTCCGCAGACATGGACGCGAAACTAAGCTTGTTGGACTTTTTCAAGGAAAAGGTGGTGGAAAAGATACCCGAATCTGAGGACGACTTTGAGAAAAAGCGAGAGATGGTACTGAAGATGTCTGAGATGTGGGGTACTTTTATCGGCAGCCCCGTTGACCGGCAGAGCTTGAAGTTTTTCTGGTTGGAGGAGTGCATCGAAGGGG AGAATCTCTTTTGCGCCGGCACATACGAAAAGATCCTACAAGAAGTTTCAAGACCAGCACTGTCAAATGCCACGATAAAACTGGACTCCATTGTCGACAAGATTTCCTGCCGGACAGATCCAAACGACGAGACTCGAGTGCGGCTGAAGAACGGACAGGCGTTGACGTTTGACGAACTGGTTATCACATGCCCTCTAGGGTGGCTGAAACAAAATCTCACCGCATTTGACCCTCCCCTGCCGCCGGTTCTCACAAAGGCGATTGGCTCCATCGGCTACGGGTGCCTTGAAAAG GTCTACATTAGCTTCCCAAAGGCGTTTTGGCTTCCAGCCGAAGGTGAGGGCCGCAGAGTACACGGCTTTGCCCAATGGATAGCACCCGAATATCACGCCGAGAATGCTCGCGGGTGGAATCAAGAATTGGTGGAGCTGGCCAGCATTGCACCCGAGGCAGCTCACCCAACGCTGCTCTTTTACATCTACGGCGAGCAGTCGGAGTATCTGACAGCAAAGGTAGCCGAGATTGATGGACAAGAGAACAAGGACGCCTTCCTGCTGGATTTCTTCAAGCCTTACTACTCCAGGCTGCCGCAGTACTCTGAAGATTCGGCAGACTGCCAGCCCGTCTGCTGTCTCGCGACCAATTGGGTGCGTGACGGGCTTGCCGGCCACGGCAGCTACAGCAATTTCCAAGTCGGCCTGTCCAACGGAGACGAGGACATCAAGACCATGAGGCGCGGACTGCCGGAACACGGCCTGTGGTTGGCGGGAGAGCACACGGCGCCGTTTGTGGCGCTGGGGACGGCGACTGGGGCGTATTGGAGCGGAGAGTCGGTGGGGAAGAGGATCGCGGAGGCCTACGACATGGCGAAGCAGAATGAGCCATTGGACGCAGCTGCAtga
- a CDS encoding uncharacterized protein (BUSCO:EOG092D4NC2) gives MVSLAPYVLKRPWLTKMLTPAANWYASASGYRQLGLRYDDLLEEENEAVQIALKRLSAKEAYERVYRIRRSVQCSYTHKLLPKDQWTKPEEDVPYLRSILAQVEAELAEKDALDSMTVIKKH, from the exons ATGGTCTCTCTCGCTCCTTACGTCTTGAAGCGGCCTTGGCTGACCAAGATGCTGACGCCCGCTGCCAATTGGTATGCGAGCGCTTCCGGCTACCGCCAGCTCGGTCTGAG ATACGACGATCTCCTCGAGGAGGAAAACGAAGCTGTCCAGATCGCCCTGAAGCGTCTGTCCGCCAAGGAGGCCTACGAGCGTGTCTACCGCATCCGCCGCTCCGTCCAGTGCAGCTACACCCACAAGCTGCTCCCCAAGGACCAGTGGACCAAGCCCGAGGAG GATGTCCCTTACCTGCGATCCATCCTCGCCCAGGTCGAGGCCGAACTCGCCGAGAAGGACGCCCTGGACTCCATGACCGTCATCAAGAAGcactaa
- a CDS encoding uncharacterized protein (EggNog:ENOG41), protein MSQSGVIHMRLGPGKHLHGVNLLNGAVKGEEFDYFHDMVMCQEMTRPMMRGFQDGNLAGMAIGLTAVLNFAREGPWKKKIVDDVFSGKKKLCLAITEAFAGSDVAGLRTTAEKTPDGKHYIVNGTKKWITNGVFCDYFVVGVRTGKALSVVLIERGEGVETKSIKTSYSTTAGTAYITFDNVKVPVENLLGEENKGIHVILSNFNHERWAMACSSIAASRFITEECLKWANQRIVFGKRLIDQPVIRQKLAKMIALVEANQSWLETITYQMCNMPYKQQALHLAGPIGLLKMSITRAAHEVADEAVQIWGGRGLTQSGMGKYVEMFNRTYKFDAILGGAEEILGDLGVRQAMKNFPKAML, encoded by the exons ATGAGCCAGTCCGGCGTCATCCACATGCGCCTCGGCCCCGGGAAGCACCTCCACGGCGTCAACCTCCTCAACGGCGCCGTCAAGGGCGAGGAGTTTGACTACTTCCACGACATGGTCATGTGCCAGGAGATGACCCGCCCCATGATGCGAGGCTTCCAGGACGGCAACCTGGCCGGCATGGCCATTGGCCTCACTGCCGTGCTCAACTTTGCTCGCGAGGGAccctggaagaagaagattgtcgACGACGTCTTtagcggcaagaagaagctctgcCTGGCCATCACCGAGGCCTTTGCCGGCTCTGACGTTGCCGGTCTTCGCACCACCGCCGAGAAGACGCCCGATGGAAAGCACTAC ATCGTCAACGGAACCAAGAAGTGGATCACCAACGGCGTCTTCTGCGACTActtcgtcgtcggcgtcCGCACCGGCAAGGCCTTGAGCGTGGTGCTCATCGAGCGCGGCGAGGGCGTCGAGACCAAATCCATCAAGACCTCGTACTCCACCACCGCCGGAACCGCCTACATCACCTTTGACAACGTCAAGGTCCCCGTCGAGAACCTGCTCGGCGAGGAGAACAAGGGCATTCACGTCATCCTCAGCAACTTCAACCACGAGCGCTGGGCCATGGCCTGCAGCTCCATTGCCGCCTCGCGCTTCATCACCGAGGAGTGCTTGAAGTGGGCAAACCAGCGCATCGTCTTTGGCAAGCGCCTGATTGACCAGCCCGTCATTCGCCAAAA GCTCGCCAAGATGATTGCCCTCGTCGAAGCCAACCAGTCCTGGCTCGAAACAATCACCTACCAAATGTGCAACATGCCCTACAAGCAGCAGGCCCTCCACCTCGCCGGCCCCATCGGCCTTCTCAAGATGAGCATCACCCGCGCCGCCCACGAAGTCGCCGACGAGGCCGTCCAGATCTGGGGCGGCCGCGGCCTGACCCAGTCCGGCATGGGCAAGTACGTCGAGATGTTCAACCGGACGTACAAGTTCGATGCCATCCTAGGCGGTGCCGAGGAGATTCTCGGCGACTTGGGCGTGAGACAGGCGATGAAGAACTTTCCCAAGGCTATGCTGTAA
- a CDS encoding uncharacterized protein (EggNog:ENOG41) — MFRSCASRLVSLSKQSSSRIYQDLWATRLHSLVQLASDHSLDRTVTMETFKQLRQINPGSKPHVGIVGAGLSGLRCADILLQHGFQVTIIEGRNRIGGRLCQARLGNGHLVDMGPNWIHGTDDNPMLDLAKQTETAVGTWDVASYVFNESGDLLPVAEGEKYSSLVWDIIQDAFVHSNKSSADMDAKLSLLDFFKEKVVEKIPESEDDFEKKREMVLKMSEMWGTFIGSPVDRQSLKFFWLEECIEGENLFCAGTYEKILQEVSRPALSNATIKLDSIVDKISCRTDPNDETRVRLKNGQALTFDELVITCPLGWLKQNLTAFDPPLPPVLTKAIGSIGYGCLEKVYISFPKAFWLPAEGEGRRVHGFAQWIAPEYHAENARGWNQELVELASIAPEAAHPTLLFYIYGEQSEYLTAKVAEIDGQENKDAFLLDFFKPYYSRLPQYSEDSADCQPVCCLATNWVRDGLAGHGSYSNFQVGLSNGDEDIKTMRRGLPEHGLWLAGEHTAPFVALGTATGAYWSGESVGKRIAEAYDMAKQNEPLDAAA, encoded by the exons ATGTTCCGTTCCTGTGCATCACGCCTTG TTAGTCTCTCGAAGCAAAGCTCGTCCAGAATATACCAGGACCTCTGGGCAACACGACTCCACAGCCTGGTGCAGCTGGCATCAGATCATTCGCTAGATAGAACCGTGACCATGGAGACTTTCAAACAG CTCAGACAAATCAACCCGGGCTCAAAACCGCACGTAGGCATCGTCGGCGCAGGACTTTCCGGCCTCCGGTGTGCAGATATCCTGCTACAACATGGATTCCAGGTGACAATCATCGAGGGCCGTAATCGGATCGGCGGCAGACTTTGCCAAGCGAGACTCGGAAACGGCCATTTAGTCGATATGGGACCCAACTGGATACATGGCACAGATGACAATCCCATGCTGGATCTGGCCAAACAGACGGAGACTGCCGTTGGGACCTGGGATGTAGCGTCTTACGTGTTTAACGAGTCTGGAGATTTGCTGCCGGTAGCTGAAGGAGAAAAGTATTCCTCCCTGGTGTGGGATATCATTCAAGATGCGTTTGTGCATTCGAACAAGTCGTCCGCAGACATGGACGCGAAACTAAGCTTGTTGGACTTTTTCAAGGAAAAGGTGGTGGAAAAGATACCCGAATCTGAGGACGACTTTGAGAAAAAGCGAGAGATGGTACTGAAGATGTCTGAGATGTGGGGTACTTTTATCGGCAGCCCCGTTGACCGGCAGAGCTTGAAGTTTTTCTGGTTGGAGGAGTGCATCGAAGGGG AGAATCTCTTTTGCGCCGGCACATACGAAAAGATCCTACAAGAAGTTTCAAGACCAGCACTGTCAAATGCCACGATAAAACTGGACTCCATTGTCGACAAGATTTCCTGCCGGACAGATCCAAACGACGAGACTCGAGTGCGGCTGAAGAACGGACAGGCGTTGACGTTTGACGAACTGGTTATCACATGCCCTCTAGGGTGGCTGAAACAAAATCTCACCGCATTTGACCCTCCCCTGCCGCCGGTTCTCACAAAGGCGATTGGCTCCATCGGCTACGGGTGCCTTGAAAAG GTCTACATTAGCTTCCCAAAGGCGTTTTGGCTTCCAGCCGAAGGTGAGGGCCGCAGAGTACACGGCTTTGCCCAATGGATAGCACCCGAATATCACGCCGAGAATGCTCGCGGGTGGAATCAAGAATTGGTGGAGCTGGCCAGCATTGCACCCGAGGCAGCTCACCCAACGCTGCTCTTTTACATCTACGGCGAGCAGTCGGAGTATCTGACAGCAAAGGTAGCCGAGATTGATGGACAAGAGAACAAGGACGCCTTCCTGCTGGATTTCTTCAAGCCTTACTACTCCAGGCTGCCGCAGTACTCTGAAGATTCGGCAGACTGCCAGCCCGTCTGCTGTCTCGCGACCAATTGGGTGCGTGACGGGCTTGCCGGCCACGGCAGCTACAGCAATTTCCAAGTCGGCCTGTCCAACGGAGACGAGGACATCAAGACCATGAGGCGCGGACTGCCGGAACACGGCCTGTGGTTGGCGGGAGAGCACACGGCGCCGTTTGTGGCGCTGGGGACGGCGACTGGGGCGTATTGGAGCGGAGAGTCGGTGGGGAAGAGGATCGCGGAGGCCTACGACATGGCGAAGCAGAATGAGCCATTGGACGCAGCTGCAtga